The genomic segment AGAGAAGCTTTCCATTTTGGCCCTGAAAATATACAGCCGAGACACAATGGGGCGTCAGCGGAGTTCGCCGCAGGTGCGTTCCTCGAATCAGAAGATTGCCTATATTTAAATGTATGGGCACCGGAAGCAGCCGTTACTGAAAATGCAGCCGCGCCGCTTCCAGTTATGGTATGGATTCATGGAGGCTCTTTCTTGACCGGAGCAGGAAGCTTGCCTCTCTATGATGGATCAGAGCTGGTGAAGCGAGGAAATGTGATCGTCGTAACGATCAATTACCGTCTAGGACCGTTCGGGTTTCTGCATCTCGCGCCGCTTGGCGGCTCCTTCGTATCGAATGCGGGACTTCTAGATCAAATAGCAGCACTGGAATGGGTGAAAAATAATATCGCGGCGTTCGGCGGCGATCCCGCTGCCGTCACCATTTTTGGCGAATCCGCAGGCAGTATGAGCATTGCAGCGCTGCTGGCCATGCCGAAGGCGAAAGGCTTGTACAGCCGTGCCATTATGCAAAGCGGAGCCTCGCAGTCCATTGCGCCTCAGCAAGCGGATGCCATCCGGGCAGGCCTGCTTCAAGGTCTCGGCATTGGCCCATCTGAGCTGGATAAGCTAAGGAGCGTGCCGGCAGAGCAGATTTTTGCAGCAGGAGAAAAGCTGAAGGAGCAGGCGGGAGACCGGTTTGCGCTGCTGTTTCAACCGGTGCCCGACGAGGCGACGCTCCCGCAGACGCCGCTTGAGGCCATTCAGGGAGGGGCTGCGGCGGACATTCCTCTGCTAATCGGGACGAATTTGAATGAGGGGCATTTTTT from the Paenibacillus sp. BIHB 4019 genome contains:
- a CDS encoding carboxylesterase/lipase family protein encodes the protein MSTIEVHTKDGAVKGQQLNGVSVWKGIPYAKPPVDELRFAAPVPPEQWEGVREAFHFGPENIQPRHNGASAEFAAGAFLESEDCLYLNVWAPEAAVTENAAAPLPVMVWIHGGSFLTGAGSLPLYDGSELVKRGNVIVVTINYRLGPFGFLHLAPLGGSFVSNAGLLDQIAALEWVKNNIAAFGGDPAAVTIFGESAGSMSIAALLAMPKAKGLYSRAIMQSGASQSIAPQQADAIRAGLLQGLGIGPSELDKLRSVPAEQIFAAGEKLKEQAGDRFALLFQPVPDEATLPQTPLEAIQGGAAADIPLLIGTNLNEGHFFIRPDMPFDDNLDMSKALAFMAPDIKNTGAAAAAYPQTSDGQAQMMTEAFFWRSSLQFATAQSEHAPVWMYRFDWVLPEHPLLNKAIHAIEIFFVFNTLEHMQSMGVTPDESMRQLAWRMQDAWIAFAKQGKPKVENVTWPAYSKPERSTLIFNHSIQVIADPEAQKRELLEL